In Papaver somniferum cultivar HN1 chromosome 1, ASM357369v1, whole genome shotgun sequence, a genomic segment contains:
- the LOC113353540 gene encoding uncharacterized protein LOC113353540, translating to MSSNLVSLDFMPLEDSGENYLSWALDAELHLEANKLDHTIIGGDCTSDERARAVAYLRRHLSPTLKHEVAHCREPQKLWSTIKGKYHHFKVVTLPKIRDQWIHLKFQDFKSVSAYNSELHKIAAQFEMCGEPLSEESKLEKTLSTFHASHIVLQQLYRERRFTRASYSGHGHDRRKQGFRGKKRKRGGYRHRNANSHPYNKNVGAKQDKGKGSTSNSQKKSENPPKKNDEGCYRCGSKDHWYKCCRADLCEPHKKREANVEMNLAERNISTESPKLGVSDYLLDFEGNGYQTAFDQFVDGLFSVN from the exons ATGTCGTCGAATTTAGTTAGTCTGGATTTTATGCCACTTGAGGACTCCGGTGAAAACTATCTCTCATGGGCGCTCGATGCAGAGCTGCATCTGGAAGCGAATAAACTTGATCATACGATCATTGGAGGAGATTGTACATCAGACGAACGCGCTAGAGCTGTAGCTTACTTGCGCCGTCACCTCTCCCCAACCCTGAAACATGAGGTAGCACACTGTAGAGAACCTCAAAAGTTATGGAGTACCATAAAAGGGAAATATCACCATTTTAAAGTGGTCACCCTGCCAAAAATTCGTGACCAATGGATTCATCTGAAGTTTCAGGATTTTAAATCTGTATCGGCTTACAATTCTGAATTGCATAAAATCGCTGCTCAATTTGAGATGTGCGGTGAGCCGTTGTCAGAAGAATCCAAGCTAGAGAAGACGTTAAGCACATTTCATGCTTCGCATATTGTACTTCAGCAGTTATATCGGGAACGCCGTTTTACACG GGCATCGTATTCTGGACATGGACATGATCGTCGTAAGCAGGGTTTTCGTGGAAAGAAGCGTAAACGCGGAGGCTATAGGCATAGAAATGCCAACAGCCATCCGTATAACAAAAATGTGGGAGCGAAGCAAGATAAAGGGAAGGGATCGACTTCCAATTCTCAAAAGAAATCTGAGAATCCCCCGAAGAAAAATGACGAGGGTTGCTATCGTTGTGGTTCTAAAGACCATTGGTATAAATGCTGCCGCGCTGATCTCTGTGAGCCTCACAAGAAAAGGGAAGCAAACGTTGAGATGAATTTGGCAGAACGCAATATTTCCACTGAATCTCCAAAGTTAGGGGTTTCTGACTACCTACTCGATTTTGAGGGCAATGGATACCAGACTGCTTTTGACCAGTTTGTTGATGGGTTGTTTAGTGTAAATTAA